Proteins from a single region of Antechinus flavipes isolate AdamAnt ecotype Samford, QLD, Australia chromosome 2, AdamAnt_v2, whole genome shotgun sequence:
- the SSTR4 gene encoding somatostatin receptor type 4 codes for MSGPPTLAPGVEEAVASGIFEFGTDWPKSPNVSHPPGSLGGEDEEERGAGGEAGMIVIQSIYALVCLVGLVGNALVIFVILRYAKMKTATNIYLLNLAIADELFMLSVPFVASSAALRHWPFGSALCRTVLSVDGLNMFTSVFCLTVLSVDRYIAVVHPLRAATYRRPSVAKLINGGVWLASLLVTLPITIFADTKPTRGGQAVACNLHWPHPAWSAVFVVYTFLLGFLLPVLAIGLCYLLIVGKMRAVALRAGWQQRRRSEKKITRLVLMVVAVFVLCWMPFYVVQLLNLFVPSLDATANHVSLILSYANSCANPILYGFLSDNFRRSFQRVLCLRCCLLDAASAAEEEPLDYYATALKSKGGGCMCPTLPCQQEPVHPEPCGKHGTLTRTTTF; via the coding sequence ATGAGCGGTCCCCCGACGCTGGCCCCTGGGGTGGAGGAAGCCGTAGCCTCAGGAATCTTTGAATTTGGCACGGACTGGCCCAAGTCCCCTAATGTCAGCCATCCCCCTGGCAGCTTGGGCGGGGAGGACGAGGAGGAAAGAGGGGCCGGGGGTGAGGCTGGAATGATCGTTATTCAGTCCATCTATGCCCTGGTGTGCCTGGTGGGGCTGGTGGGCAATGCCTTAGTTATCTTCGTCATTCTCCGCTATGCCAAAATGAAGACAGCTACTAATATCTACCTGTTGAATCTGGCCATTGCTGATGAGCTCTTCATGCTCAGTGTGCCCTTTGTGGCTTCCTCGGCTGCCCTCCGCCACTGGCCCTTTGGCTCTGCCCTCTGCAGGACTGTGCTGAGTGTTGATGGCCTCAATATGTTCACCAGTGTCTTCTGCCTGACAGTGCTCAGTGTAGACCGCTATATTGCCGTGGTGCACCCCCTGAGAGCTGCCACTTACCGAAGACCCAGTGTGGCCAAGCTCATCAATGGAGGAGTGTGGCTGGCTTCCTTGCTCGTCACCTTGCCTATTACTATCTTTGCAGATACCAAACCCACTCGAGGTGGTCAGGCTGTGGCCTGCAATCTGCACTGGCCCCATCCAGCGTGGTCTGCTGTCTTTGTGGTCTACACCTTTCTCCTGGGTTTCCTCCTTCCTGTCCTGGCCATTGGCCTCTGTTATCTGCTTATTGTGGGCAAAATGCGAGCAGTGGCTCTCAGGGCTGGCTGGCAGCAGAGACGCAGATCCGAGAAGAAGATCACCAGGCTGGTGCTCATGGTGGTGGCTGTCTTTGTGCTTTGCTGGATGCCCTTTTATGTGGTACAGCTGTTGAACCTCTTTGTGCCCAGCCTGGATGCCACCGCTAACCACGTGTCCCTCATCCTCAGCTATGCCAACAGCTGTGCAAATCCCATTCTATATGGCTTCCTCTCAGATAACTTCCGGCGTTCGTTTCAAAGAGTGCTCTGCCTTCGTTGTTGTCTCCTAgatgctgcttctgctgctgaGGAAGAACCTTTAGACTACTATGCTACGGCCCTCAAGAGTAAAGGGGGTGGATGTATGTGTCCCACTCTACCCTGCCAGCAGGAACCTGTGCACCCAGAGCCCTGTGGTAAGCATGGCACCCTTACCAGAACCACCACCTTCTAA